Proteins found in one Podarcis muralis chromosome 5, rPodMur119.hap1.1, whole genome shotgun sequence genomic segment:
- the LOC114599966 gene encoding uncharacterized protein LOC114599966 → MTLGVPLSPRIPRGGSRVLGLQAQPPSRCLVPAPGSPIGQEWRDGGILPQCTWRGQGAPASLSPPPLFLLAQRPCVTCVRGGGRGGCARRSGSAASLCLPSRGALSEAGCPRRCLSPRPRLGRPPPSCARPPPLARRPETHPGAPGTLRAAAASLPPGASRRHPRGPSAARSLRPGTRQVAIAASLARRRDSSAGPRRRRDYFRGRGGGAGRAVAAALLRLLSPRGLVAHSSREASGRPFPRRNLAARGGLLFLRGRLRGRRLHLIQGFSYHMIQETLMDPHFIIYQIGFIDGTKLQQNLLNCIKVDHQPAAGAKKRQGHTYTCGGIAQSSGNFGTNYIMNSKSYSDLHSEKDQKPSS, encoded by the exons atgaccctgggggtccctctcAGCCCTAGGATTCCACGAGGAGGCAGCCGAGTTCTGGGCCTGCAAGCGCAGCCGCCCAGCCGCTGCCTGGTCCCGGCTCCCGGGTCGCCCATCGGGCAGgaatggagggatggagggattCTCCCACAATGCACCTGGCGAGGCCAGGGCGCCCCCGCCTCCCTCTCCCCGCCTCCCCTTTTCCTATTGGCCCAGCGCCCGTGCGTGACGtgcgtgcgggggggggggcgaggagggTGCGCGCGCCGCTCGGGCTCGGCTGCCTCGCTCTGCCTTCCCTCCCGCGGGGCCTTGTCCGAGGCGGGCTGCCCTCGGCGCTGCCTGAGCCCCCGCCCGCGCCTCGGCCGCCCGCCGCCATCTTGCGCCAGGCCCCCTCCCCTCGCCCGCCGCCCGGAGACCCACCCAGGCGCGCCGGGGACCCTCCGCGCCGCCGCAGCCTCCTTACCGCCGGGGGCCTCTCGCAGACACCCCCGCGGCCCCTCAGCCGCCCGCTCCCTCCGGCCCGGCACCCGCCAGGTCGCCATCGCCGCTTCCCTCGCCCGGCGGAGGGATTCTTCCGCCGGACCCCGCCGGCGCCGGGACTACTTCCgagggcgcggcggcggcgctgggcgggcggtggcggcggcgctgCTCCGGCTTCTTTCCCCCCGGGGTCTGGTTGCTCACTCGTCGCGGGAAGCGTCAGGCCGGCCGTTTCCTCGGAGAAATCTGGCGGCCCGCGGGGGACTACTTTTTCTCCGCGGAAGGCTTCGAGGGCGTCGTTTGC ATCTTATACAGGGATTTTCTTATCACATGATTCAAGAAACCCTTATGGACCCTCACTTTATCATATATCAAATAGGCTTTATAGATGGCACCAAACTCCAGCAAAATTTGCTAAATTGTATAAAGGTAGATCACCAACCTGCTGCAGGTGCAAAAAAGAGACAGGGACATACTTACACATGTGGTGGAATTGCACAGTCATCTGGGAATTTTGGGACAAATTATATAATGAATTCAAAAAGCTATTCAGATTTACATTCAgaaaaagaccagaagccttcctcctag